One segment of Brassica napus cultivar Da-Ae chromosome C3, Da-Ae, whole genome shotgun sequence DNA contains the following:
- the LOC106361653 gene encoding U-box domain-containing protein 17-like, whose translation MATAAIFSSLRRRRSPSLEAFLSPVDLSGFPLVQTLAAISTEIISSFSGTRFSFQRRNARSLIRKIEIFLVLFESLAESRWGSTPSSSSSSSSTALLCLKELYLLLYRSKILLDYCAHSSKLWLLLQTQSISGYFHDLNQEISTLLDVFPVNDLNLSDDVREQIELLQSQSRRSRLYIDNNDESLRRTFYSFLDGFEHGEIPNTLALRSFFVEKLGIKDSKSCRSEIEFLEEQIANHDGDVEPTGSVINGFVAITRYCRFLLFGFEEEWRIKNNNNPKKKSKGDGNDGFITVPKDFVCPISLDLMTDPVIISTGQTYDRTSIARWIEEGHCTCPKTGQMLVDSRIVPNRALKNLIVQWCAASGDSYESEFVTDSPTNEGFVSGLPTKAAVEANKATVSILIEYLADGSEASQTVAAREIRLLAKTGKENREFIAEAGAIPHLRRLLKSENAVAQENSVTAMLNLSIYEKNKSRIMEEEDCLEAIVSVLVSGLTVEAQENAAATLFSLSAVHEYKKRIAMADQCVEALASLLQNGTPRGKKDAVTALYNLSTHPENCSRMIEGGGVSSLVGALKNEGVAEEAAGALALLVRQSLGAEAIGKEESAVTGLMWMMRCGTPRGKENAVAALLELCRRGGAAVAERVLRAPAIAGVLQTLLFTGTKRARRKAASLARVFQRREHAAMRAGGYGFVGDVNGNRDGGNFTTDVSVPMSISISVPVL comes from the coding sequence ATGGCTACGGCAGCGATATTCTCATCTCTACGACGGAGGAGATCGCCGTCACTGGAAGCCTTTCTATCCCCCGTTGACCTCTCCGGCTTCCCCCTCGTTCAAACCCTAGCCGCAATCTCAACGGAAATCATCTCTTCCTTCAGCGGCACGCGGTTCTCCTTCCAACGAAGAAACGCTCGCTCGCTGATTCGTAAGATCGAGATCTTCCTCGTGTTATTCGAATCCCTCGCGGAGTCACGCTGGGGCTCGACGCCTTCCTCTTCCTCGTCGTCGTCTTCCACAGCGTTGCTGTGTCTCAAGGAGCTCTATCTCCTCCTCTACAGATCCAAGATCCTCCTCGATTACTGCGCTCATTCCAGTAAGTTATGGCTATTACTCCAAACTCAATCCATCTCCGGCTACTTCCATGATTTGAATCAAGAGATCTCGACGCTTCTCGACGTCTTCCCGGTCAACGATCTCAACCTCAGCGACGACGTCAGAGAGCAAATCGAGCTGCTCCAGAGCCAATCGAGGAGATCGAGATTGTACATCGATAACAACGACGAGTCGTTACGCAGAACATTCTACTCCTTCCTCGACGGATTCGAGCACGGGGAGATACCTAACACGCTAGCTCTGAGATCGTTCTTCGTAGAGAAGTTAGGAATTAAAGATTCGAAATCTTGCCGAAGCGAAATCGAGTTCTTGGAGGAGCAGATTGCGAATCACGACGGAGATGTGGAGCCTACAGGTTCTGTAATCAACGGGTTTGTAGCCATCACACGGTACTGTAGATTCTTGCTGTTTGGATTTGAAGAAGAGTGGAGAATcaagaataataataatcccAAGAAGAAGAGCAAAGGAGACGGAAACGACGGGTTCATAACAGTTCCAAAGGATTTCGTTTGTCCGATCTCTCTAGATCTGATGACGGATCCTGTGATTATATCCACAGGGCAGACTTATGATCGTACCTCCATAGCTAGGTGGATCGAAGAAGGGCACTGTACTTGTCCCAAGACGGGGCAAATGCTCGTGGACTCTCGTATCGTGCCTAATCGAGCTTTGAAGAATTTGATCGTGCAGTGGTGCGCAGCGAGCGGGGACTCTTATGAGTCCGAGTTTGTTACAGATTCTCCGACAAACGAGGGGTTTGTGTCTGGTCTTCCGACAAAAGCTGCGGTTGAAGCGAATAAAGCTACTGTTTCGATACTTATTGAGTATCTAGCGGATGGGTCTGAAGCGTCTCAGACTGTTGCCGCGAGGGAGATTCGTCTTTTGGCGAAAACCGGGAAGGAGAATAGGGAGTTTATTGCGGAAGCGGGGGCGATACCGCACTTGCGGAGGCTTCTTAAGTCGGAGAATGCTGTCGCGCAGGAGAACTCTGTGACGGCGATGCTGAACCTATCGATATATGAGAAGAACAAGAGTCGGATCATGGAGGAGGAGGATTGTTTGGAGGCTATAGTAAGCGTTCTTGTGTCTGGTCTCACAGTGGAAGCGCAGGAGAACGCAGCCGCCACGTTGTTTAGTCTCTCCGCGGTGCACGAGTATAAGAAACGGATAGCGATGGCTGATCAATGCGTTGAGGCGTTGGCTTCGCTGCTTCAGAACGGAACACCGAGAGGGAAGAAAGACGCGGTGACGGCGTTGTATAACTTATCGACGCATCCAGAGAACTGCAGTAGAATGATCGAAGGAGGAGGAGTGTCGAGTCTCGTTGGAGCTCTCAAGAACGAAGGAGTGGCGGAGGAAGCAGCAGGAGCTTTGGCTTTGTTGGTGAGACAGTCTCTTGGAGCTGAGGCTATAGGGAAAGAGGAGTCCGCCGTGACGGGGCTCATGTGGATGATGAGATGCGGGACGCCGAGAGGGAAAGAAAACGCGGTGGCTGCGTTGCTTGAACTATGTAGAAGAGGTGGAGCCGCTGTGGCGGAGAGAGTGTTGAGAGCACCTGCGATTGCGGGAGTGCTGCAGACGCTTTTGTTTACGGGGACGAAGCGGGCTAGACGGAAAGCAGCTTCGCTTGCTCGGGTTTTCCAGAGGCGTGAGCATGCGGCCATGCGGGCAGGTGGTTATGGGTTTGTAGGGGATGTGAACGGGAATAGAGACGGCGGCAATTTTACGACGGATGTCTCTGTTCCGATGTCAATCTCCATCTCCGTACCTGTATTGTGA